In Nitrospira defluvii, the genomic stretch AGGTCGATCTGGCGTCGCCGGACTCCATCACCAGCCTCTTCACAGCGGTCGGCAGCTGCGATGCCGTCGTGAGCACGGCGGGGATCGCCAAATTCGGAAGCCTGGACGATCTGACGTACGACGACTACTTCATCGGCCTGAAGAACAAACTCATGGGCCAGGCGAATCTGGTCCGCATCGGCAAGGCCTACGTGACCAACCATGGTTCGTTCACGCTGACCAGCGGCGTCCTCAGCCGGGAACCCATGAAAGGCAGCTGCGCGATCAGCATGGCCAATGCGGGTCTGGAGGGATTTGTCCGCGCCGCTGCGCTCGATGTGCCGCGCGGCCTTCGCGTGAATGTGGTGAGTCCGCCCTGGGTGACGGAAACGCTGATCGCCAGAGGCATGGACCCGTCGATCGGTCTCCCTGCGGATCAGGTTGCGCAGTCCTATCTGGCGAGCGTGGAAGGGACCATGACGGGGCAGACGATTGATCCGAGGCAGCTGAGCGCCTAGCCGGCATCAGTTCGTTCGACTCAGCGCTCTCATTGACTCATGGCGGTTTCGGCAGCAGCGGGAAGG encodes the following:
- a CDS encoding short chain dehydrogenase, with amino-acid sequence MRVIVIGGTGTIGSAVVRLLSTRHDVVVVGHKKGTYQVDLASPDSITSLFTAVGSCDAVVSTAGIAKFGSLDDLTYDDYFIGLKNKLMGQANLVRIGKAYVTNHGSFTLTSGVLSREPMKGSCAISMANAGLEGFVRAAALDVPRGLRVNVVSPPWVTETLIARGMDPSIGLPADQVAQSYLASVEGTMTGQTIDPRQLSA